The Diaphorobacter ruginosibacter genome contains a region encoding:
- the phnD gene encoding phosphate/phosphite/phosphonate ABC transporter substrate-binding protein → MALNLTARAALLGVALAASGAAFADEACSHRGDLDAQFCDANKDLVADTPTDPKKLKDPSTLVFAFTPVEDPSVYEKLFRPFMGHLSQCVGKKVVFFPVQSNAAQIEAMRSGRLHIAAFSPGPVNFAVNLSGAVPFAIRGNDQGPVGMHLKMIVQKGSSYQKLDDLKGKRIAHTSPSSNSGNLAPRALFPKLGITPDKDYKVVYSGKHDQSILGVKTGDYDAAPVASDVLEHMTERGVVGKDDFRVLYTSEMFPTDAYAFAYNLKPELQEKIKGCFFNYKVPAEMAKGLGGDRFLPITYKKDWELVRTVAQASGESFTREAFDKAAQKK, encoded by the coding sequence ATGGCCTTGAACCTCACCGCACGCGCCGCCCTCCTGGGCGTGGCGCTCGCCGCATCCGGCGCTGCATTCGCCGACGAAGCATGCTCCCACCGCGGCGACCTCGACGCGCAGTTCTGCGACGCCAACAAGGACCTCGTGGCCGACACGCCCACCGACCCGAAGAAGCTCAAGGACCCCAGCACGCTGGTGTTTGCCTTCACGCCGGTGGAAGACCCCTCCGTCTACGAAAAGCTGTTCCGCCCGTTCATGGGCCACCTGTCGCAATGCGTGGGCAAGAAGGTCGTATTCTTCCCCGTGCAGTCGAACGCCGCGCAGATCGAGGCCATGCGCTCGGGCCGCCTGCACATCGCCGCATTCTCGCCCGGTCCGGTGAACTTTGCCGTGAACCTCTCGGGCGCCGTGCCGTTCGCCATCCGTGGCAACGACCAGGGCCCCGTCGGCATGCACCTGAAGATGATCGTGCAGAAGGGCAGCAGCTACCAGAAGCTCGACGACCTGAAGGGCAAGCGCATCGCCCACACCTCGCCGTCGTCGAACTCCGGCAACCTCGCGCCGCGCGCGCTGTTCCCCAAGCTCGGCATCACCCCCGACAAGGACTACAAGGTCGTCTACTCGGGCAAGCATGACCAGTCCATCCTCGGCGTGAAGACCGGCGACTACGACGCCGCCCCGGTGGCCAGCGACGTGCTCGAGCACATGACCGAGCGCGGCGTGGTCGGCAAGGACGACTTCCGGGTGCTCTACACCAGCGAAATGTTCCCCACCGATGCCTACGCGTTCGCCTACAACCTGAAGCCCGAACTACAGGAAAAGATCAAGGGCTGCTTCTTCAACTACAAGGTTCCCGCCGAAATGGCCAAGGGACTGGGCGGCGATCGCTTCCTGCCGATCACCTACAAGAAGGATTGGGAGCTGGTGCGCACCGTGGCCCAGGCCTCCGGCGAATCGTTCACGCGTGAAGCTTTCGACAAGGCCGCTCAGAAGAAATAA
- a CDS encoding response regulator transcription factor, whose product MKVLLVEDDLDLSAALSRVLTRRGIHVEHCTDGVQALVHLGAGQYDVVMLDLGLPVMDGLQLVSKVRARGNEVPVLVVTARGAVGDRVAGLNAGADDYLAKPFDLDELEARLRALCRRAGGNAGEMRCGSLRVERASHVAYVDGRALELTPRESALLAALMERPGHAVTKERLMALVFPSGQAPQSDAVEVVAHRLRKKLLDTDVQITTLRGVGYLIQQSQDSAGGRAPQP is encoded by the coding sequence ATGAAGGTGCTTCTGGTCGAGGATGACCTGGACCTGAGCGCCGCGCTCTCGCGCGTGCTCACGCGGCGCGGCATCCATGTCGAGCATTGCACCGATGGCGTGCAGGCGCTCGTGCACCTGGGGGCGGGGCAGTACGACGTGGTCATGCTCGACCTCGGGCTGCCGGTCATGGACGGCCTGCAACTGGTCTCGAAGGTGCGGGCCCGGGGCAATGAGGTGCCGGTGCTGGTGGTGACGGCGCGCGGCGCGGTGGGCGACCGCGTGGCGGGCCTGAATGCGGGTGCGGACGACTATCTGGCCAAACCCTTCGACCTGGACGAACTCGAGGCCCGCCTGCGTGCGTTGTGCCGCCGCGCAGGGGGCAACGCGGGCGAGATGCGCTGCGGCAGCCTGAGGGTGGAGCGCGCGTCGCATGTGGCCTACGTGGACGGACGGGCGCTCGAACTCACGCCGCGCGAATCGGCTCTGCTGGCGGCGCTGATGGAGCGTCCGGGCCATGCGGTGACGAAGGAGCGGTTGATGGCGCTGGTGTTTCCATCGGGGCAGGCCCCGCAGTCCGATGCGGTGGAAGTGGTGGCGCACCGTCTTCGCAAGAAGCTGCTGGACACCGACGTGCAGATCACGACGCTGCGCGGCGTGGGCTACCTGATCCAGCAAAGCCAGGACAGTGCCGGTGGCCGCGCGCCGCAGCCCTGA
- a CDS encoding sensor histidine kinase: protein MAARRSPDAAASRAFSLRRRLLIWMAVPLLVFVLIDAWLSYRTALQTTQTAYDRLLVTASHALGDMIRLERGELQVTLPHSALELYSTDVRSDLREQPGRSPLLYRVNFLNGDFLAGDAALPAYTGLPPVNTAYASRLQFYDRQMPDGEPARFVALWQPVESAEGMRYVVVQVGEYVSYRYAIGRAILWNTLARQVALLLLLLVAMWVVATVALRPLRVLARSVDQRSPDDLKPLSAASTPEEVGPLLCAFNGLLARVDGSRQRQQRFIADASHQLRTPLAVLQLHAESGLKGDVPAHEALGHIADTTGRTSRVVHQLLMWNRAQGDRHDPDPSREQVELRGLMQDVAVELSPLLARQQLDFSLDAPEAPLLWTGERWMVEEILKNLLTNAIQHAPAGSELGMRLRSLEGKGCELEVWDSGPGLAANVAQRLFEPFVTGGGKGAGLGLAICRDLALALGAQLSVCNRAEGARSAQGGGPTGVKAALLLPPLPPMPRPPVAGAS from the coding sequence GTGGCCGCGCGCCGCAGCCCTGATGCCGCGGCGTCGCGGGCGTTCTCGCTGCGCCGCAGGCTGCTCATCTGGATGGCGGTGCCATTGCTGGTATTCGTGCTGATCGACGCCTGGCTGAGCTATCGCACCGCGCTGCAGACCACGCAGACGGCCTATGACCGGCTGCTGGTGACGGCCTCCCATGCGCTGGGAGACATGATCCGGCTCGAGCGCGGCGAGCTCCAGGTGACGCTGCCCCATTCGGCGCTGGAGCTGTACTCCACCGATGTGCGCTCCGACCTGCGCGAGCAGCCGGGGCGCAGCCCGCTGCTGTATCGCGTGAACTTTCTCAATGGCGATTTTCTTGCAGGCGATGCGGCGCTGCCCGCTTACACCGGCCTGCCTCCGGTGAACACGGCCTATGCCTCGCGGCTGCAGTTCTATGACCGCCAGATGCCCGACGGAGAGCCCGCGCGTTTCGTGGCGCTGTGGCAGCCCGTGGAGTCCGCGGAGGGCATGCGCTACGTGGTGGTGCAGGTGGGTGAGTACGTCTCGTACCGCTATGCGATCGGGCGCGCGATTCTCTGGAACACGCTGGCCCGGCAGGTGGCGCTGCTCTTGCTCCTGCTGGTGGCGATGTGGGTCGTCGCCACCGTGGCGCTGCGGCCCCTGCGGGTGCTGGCGCGCTCGGTCGACCAGCGCAGTCCGGATGACCTCAAGCCGCTGTCCGCCGCATCGACGCCGGAGGAGGTCGGGCCGCTGCTGTGCGCGTTCAACGGGCTGCTCGCGCGCGTCGATGGCTCCCGGCAGCGGCAGCAGCGCTTCATTGCCGATGCCTCCCACCAGCTGCGCACGCCGCTGGCCGTGCTGCAGCTGCATGCGGAATCCGGCCTCAAGGGCGATGTGCCGGCGCACGAGGCCCTGGGCCACATTGCCGACACCACCGGGCGGACCAGCCGCGTGGTGCATCAGCTGCTGATGTGGAATCGTGCCCAGGGCGACCGGCATGACCCGGATCCATCGCGCGAACAGGTCGAGCTGCGCGGCTTGATGCAGGACGTGGCGGTGGAGCTCTCGCCGCTGCTGGCGCGCCAGCAGCTGGATTTCTCACTCGATGCCCCCGAGGCTCCGCTGCTCTGGACGGGCGAGCGGTGGATGGTGGAGGAAATCCTCAAGAACCTGCTGACCAATGCCATCCAGCACGCGCCGGCAGGCTCGGAGCTGGGCATGCGGTTGCGGAGCCTGGAAGGGAAGGGGTGCGAACTCGAGGTCTGGGACAGCGGCCCGGGGCTGGCCGCCAACGTGGCGCAGCGGCTGTTCGAGCCCTTCGTCACCGGTGGCGGCAAGGGCGCGGGCCTGGGTTTGGCCATCTGCCGCGACCTGGCGCTGGCGCTGGGCGCGCAGCTCAGCGTGTGTAACCGGGCGGAGGGAGCGCGGAGCGCGCAGGGCGGCGGGCCGACGGGTGTGAAGGCCGCGCTGCTGCTGCCGCCGCTGCCGCCTATGCCACGGCCGCCGGTTGCGGGCGCGTCATGA
- a CDS encoding glutamate-5-semialdehyde dehydrogenase — MNALNIAEYSHALGVQAKAASALMAKAPAAIKNKALKALARLLRESVDALQVDNARDLERARAAGLPEPMVDRLKLTPKVLETCAEGCEQLAAMPDIIGEILGMKQQPSGIRVGQMRVPIGVFGMIYESRPNVTIEAASLSIKSGNACILRGGSEAIDSNKALALLVSRALAEAGLPEHGVQLVQTTDREVVGQIIAMPDYVDVIIPRGGKGLIERISRDARVPVIKHLDGNCHTYVDDPCDIAMAVRVTENAKTQKYSPCNASESLLVARGVAAEFLPRIGAVFAAKGVEMRGTPEVLDILKPVAGATLALATEADWSEEYLAPIISVKIVEGVDEAIAHINKYSSHHTDAIITTNHMHAQTFLREVDSASVMVNASTRFADGFEYGLGAEIGISTDKFHARGPVGIEGLTSLKWVVLGEGEIRS, encoded by the coding sequence ATGAACGCGCTCAACATCGCTGAATATTCCCACGCTCTCGGAGTACAGGCCAAGGCAGCCTCTGCGCTGATGGCCAAGGCTCCAGCTGCTATTAAAAACAAAGCGCTCAAGGCCTTGGCCCGTCTGCTGCGCGAAAGCGTGGACGCGCTGCAGGTCGACAACGCCCGCGACCTCGAGCGCGCGCGCGCCGCGGGCCTGCCCGAGCCCATGGTCGACCGGCTCAAGCTGACCCCCAAGGTGCTGGAGACCTGCGCCGAGGGCTGCGAGCAACTGGCGGCGATGCCGGACATCATCGGCGAGATCCTAGGCATGAAGCAGCAGCCCAGCGGCATCCGCGTGGGACAGATGCGCGTGCCGATCGGCGTGTTCGGCATGATCTACGAGAGCCGCCCGAACGTGACCATCGAGGCCGCGAGCCTGTCGATCAAGAGCGGCAATGCCTGCATCCTGCGCGGCGGCTCGGAAGCCATCGATTCCAACAAGGCGCTGGCGCTGCTGGTCTCAAGGGCGCTGGCTGAAGCGGGCCTGCCCGAGCACGGCGTGCAGCTGGTGCAGACCACCGACCGCGAAGTGGTGGGCCAGATCATCGCCATGCCCGACTATGTGGACGTGATCATTCCACGCGGCGGCAAGGGTTTGATCGAGCGCATCAGCCGCGACGCGCGCGTGCCGGTCATCAAGCACCTGGATGGCAACTGCCACACCTATGTGGACGACCCCTGTGACATCGCCATGGCGGTGAGGGTGACCGAAAACGCCAAGACACAGAAGTACAGCCCCTGCAATGCCAGCGAAAGCCTGCTGGTGGCGCGCGGCGTCGCGGCGGAATTCCTGCCAAGGATCGGCGCCGTCTTTGCCGCCAAGGGCGTGGAGATGCGCGGCACGCCCGAAGTGCTGGACATCCTCAAGCCGGTGGCCGGAGCCACGCTGGCGCTGGCCACCGAGGCCGACTGGAGCGAGGAATACCTGGCCCCGATCATCAGCGTGAAGATCGTGGAGGGCGTGGACGAGGCGATCGCCCACATCAACAAGTATTCGAGCCATCACACGGACGCCATCATCACCACCAACCACATGCATGCACAGACCTTCCTGCGCGAAGTGGACTCGGCCAGTGTGATGGTGAATGCCAGCACGCGCTTTGCCGACGGCTTCGAGTACGGCCTGGGTGCGGAGATCGGCATCAGCACGGACAAGTTCCATGCGCGCGGGCCGGTGGGCATCGAGGGCCTGACCTCGCTCAAATGGGTGGTGCTGGGCGAAGGCGAAATCCGCAGCTGA
- the trkA gene encoding Trk system potassium transporter TrkA — protein sequence MKIIILGAGRVGASVADSLVSERNDITVIDQDPARLRELESRYDLRGVVGNGIDPRVLAEAGANDTDLLIACAAQDETNLVCCKVAQVMFNVPKLVARVRSSGLDKSDKLLGKDGFGVDRIICPEESLTRYIGKLIEFPEAMQVREFAGGRACLVSVRARGGAPMVGHRIGALRLMAPDVAMRIVGIYRRFAEEPDRFISCDGSTMVEPGDEVFVLSGREQISEVLSSFHRPSGQNARPVRRIMMAGGGRVALRLARQLTRQGSHHIKIIEMSPERCVALASELPSDVLVLQGDATDEELLGNESIEDVDLFLAITGDDEDNIMASLLAKRMGASRVLALINRRSYADLMHGTQIDIALSPAQAMLGELLAYVRQGDVQAVHSLRRGVAEALEIVARGDAKSSRVVGRKISDIHLPPEVTMGLIVRGLPDPTEPQEEGSEPKQREVQVIVPRSHTVIESNDHVVFFLPNKRLVKDVEKLFRVSATYF from the coding sequence ATGAAAATCATCATTCTGGGAGCGGGCCGGGTCGGCGCGAGCGTGGCGGACAGCCTGGTTTCCGAGCGCAACGACATCACGGTCATCGACCAGGATCCGGCACGCCTGCGCGAGCTCGAGTCGCGCTATGACCTGCGCGGCGTGGTGGGCAACGGCATCGATCCCCGGGTGCTTGCCGAGGCGGGCGCCAACGACACCGATCTCTTGATCGCCTGTGCCGCGCAGGATGAGACCAACCTGGTCTGCTGCAAGGTGGCGCAGGTGATGTTCAACGTTCCCAAGCTCGTGGCGCGCGTGCGATCGTCGGGCCTGGACAAGAGCGACAAGCTGCTGGGCAAGGACGGCTTCGGCGTCGACCGGATCATCTGCCCTGAGGAGTCGCTCACGCGCTACATCGGCAAGCTGATCGAGTTCCCGGAGGCCATGCAGGTGCGCGAATTCGCCGGTGGGCGCGCATGCCTGGTGTCCGTGCGCGCGCGCGGCGGCGCTCCGATGGTGGGGCATCGCATCGGAGCGCTGCGGCTGATGGCACCCGACGTGGCCATGCGCATCGTGGGCATCTACCGTCGGTTCGCGGAGGAGCCCGACCGCTTCATCTCCTGCGACGGCTCGACCATGGTGGAGCCGGGGGACGAAGTGTTCGTGCTGTCCGGGCGCGAGCAGATCTCCGAGGTGCTGTCGTCCTTTCACCGCCCGAGCGGGCAGAATGCCCGGCCGGTGCGCCGCATCATGATGGCCGGCGGCGGGCGCGTGGCGCTGCGACTGGCGCGGCAGCTGACCCGGCAGGGCAGCCATCACATCAAGATCATCGAGATGAGTCCCGAGCGCTGCGTGGCGCTCGCGTCCGAGCTGCCGTCGGATGTGCTGGTCCTGCAGGGCGACGCGACCGATGAGGAATTGCTCGGCAACGAAAGCATCGAGGACGTCGACCTTTTCCTGGCCATCACCGGGGACGATGAGGACAACATCATGGCGAGCCTGCTCGCCAAGCGCATGGGAGCGAGCCGGGTGCTGGCGCTCATCAACCGGCGCAGCTACGCGGACCTGATGCACGGCACGCAGATCGACATCGCGCTGTCCCCGGCGCAGGCCATGCTCGGTGAGCTGCTGGCCTATGTGCGGCAGGGCGACGTGCAGGCGGTGCACAGCCTGCGCCGCGGCGTGGCCGAGGCGCTGGAGATCGTTGCGCGCGGCGATGCCAAGAGCTCTCGCGTGGTGGGGCGCAAGATCAGCGACATCCACCTCCCGCCCGAGGTCACGATGGGGCTGATCGTGCGCGGGCTTCCCGATCCGACGGAACCACAGGAGGAGGGCAGCGAGCCGAAGCAGCGGGAGGTGCAGGTGATCGTTCCGCGCAGCCACACGGTGATCGAAAGCAACGACCATGTGGTGTTCTTCCTGCCCAACAAGCGCCTGGTCAAGGACGTGGAAAAGCTCTTCCGCGTGAGTGCCACCTACTTCTGA
- a CDS encoding TrkH family potassium uptake protein translates to MSDILPVLRLLCALLAMFAGALLVPLSASLYADDGLWQSYVISMLLTFLVSAVLWFGTRKYQRELLPRHGVLLVSMVWVVLPLFAAVPLLLVSWQIHQPMSFTHAYFEAVSGLTTTGSTVMSNLDQLPLSINMWRTFMQWIGGMGILILAVAVLPLLGVGASQLFKAEAAGPVKDTKLTPRMTETAKGLWGVYVLFSLFCALGYWWAGMTPEDAIMHMFTTVSLGGLTPHDASFAYFKSPLMECIAIFFMMAASCNFALYFIALRKGNWRGFWRDIEMRATMATLIGGGLLVALLLWSKGVYEPSDALRMGMFQLISVATTTGYTTADYLGWPVFVPVFMLMLSGVATGAGSTGGGIKMARMLILLKQAKREMTRIIHPAAVQPVRLGQAVVDNHMIFSVLAFMLMYGATVILLSMALLLTDLDPLTAFSAVLASVHCSGSAMGRLGPSSNYAVLTDFQLWVCTLGMLLGRLEILSFIALLTPTFWRR, encoded by the coding sequence ATGTCCGACATCCTGCCCGTCCTGCGATTGCTCTGCGCCCTGCTGGCGATGTTCGCCGGCGCGCTGCTCGTGCCGCTGTCGGCCTCGCTGTATGCCGACGACGGGCTCTGGCAGAGCTACGTGATCTCGATGCTGCTGACCTTTCTGGTGTCCGCCGTGCTGTGGTTCGGCACGCGCAAGTACCAGCGTGAACTCCTGCCGCGCCACGGCGTGCTGCTGGTGTCGATGGTGTGGGTCGTGCTGCCGCTGTTCGCCGCGGTGCCGCTGCTGCTGGTGTCCTGGCAGATCCACCAGCCCATGTCGTTCACACACGCCTATTTCGAAGCGGTGTCGGGGCTGACCACGACGGGCTCGACGGTCATGTCCAACCTCGATCAGCTGCCGCTGTCGATCAACATGTGGCGCACCTTCATGCAGTGGATCGGCGGCATGGGCATTCTGATCCTGGCGGTGGCCGTGCTGCCGCTGCTCGGCGTGGGAGCGAGCCAGCTGTTCAAGGCGGAGGCCGCGGGCCCCGTCAAGGACACCAAGCTCACCCCGCGCATGACGGAGACCGCCAAGGGGCTGTGGGGCGTGTACGTGCTGTTCTCGCTGTTCTGCGCGCTGGGCTACTGGTGGGCGGGCATGACGCCGGAGGACGCGATCATGCACATGTTCACAACCGTGAGCCTGGGGGGGCTGACGCCTCACGATGCGAGCTTCGCGTACTTCAAGTCGCCGCTGATGGAATGCATCGCCATCTTCTTCATGATGGCGGCCAGCTGCAACTTCGCGCTGTACTTCATTGCGTTGCGCAAGGGCAACTGGCGCGGCTTCTGGCGCGACATCGAGATGCGGGCGACGATGGCCACGCTGATCGGCGGTGGCCTGCTGGTCGCGCTGCTGCTCTGGTCCAAGGGCGTGTACGAGCCGTCCGACGCCCTGCGGATGGGCATGTTCCAGCTGATCTCCGTGGCCACCACCACCGGCTACACGACCGCCGACTACCTGGGCTGGCCCGTGTTCGTGCCGGTGTTCATGCTGATGCTGTCGGGCGTGGCGACCGGCGCCGGCTCGACGGGTGGCGGCATCAAGATGGCGCGGATGCTGATCCTGCTGAAGCAGGCCAAGCGCGAGATGACCCGCATCATCCACCCGGCGGCAGTGCAGCCGGTGCGGCTGGGGCAGGCGGTGGTGGACAACCACATGATCTTCTCGGTGCTGGCCTTCATGCTGATGTACGGCGCCACGGTGATCCTGCTGAGCATGGCGCTGCTGCTGACCGACCTCGATCCGCTGACGGCCTTTTCCGCCGTGCTGGCGAGCGTGCACTGCTCGGGGTCGGCAATGGGACGGCTGGGCCCGAGCTCGAACTACGCGGTGCTCACCGATTTCCAGCTGTGGGTCTGCACCCTGGGCATGCTGCTCGGGCGCCTGGAGATCCTGAGCTTCATCGCGCTGCTGACACCGACTTTCTGGCGGCGCTAG